A single region of the Devosia sp. FJ2-5-3 genome encodes:
- a CDS encoding patatin-like phospholipase family protein: MGNSAGPRIGVALGGGSARGLTHIPYIEAMDELGLKPASISGTSIGALIGAGWAAGMSGKELREHSFEVLGTLRTIASKLWATQIRGLGGLLKNGISMQLDAMSVVDAFTPPNFPNEFKQLKVPLYVVATDFQSWHQVVFNSGLLRPAIAGSLAIPSFFKPVVYNNHLLVDGGVVNPLPLDQADIDTDFLIAIDVAGDPSAGLTKTDHKALDIWFGSAQIMMHSLTAHMIAAYPPDIYIRPRVAAFGAMEFWRVREIITHAEAEKDRFKRMLEHKVEAYIQGKVPVVGSKGE, translated from the coding sequence ATGGGCAATAGCGCGGGTCCACGGATCGGCGTGGCTTTGGGGGGCGGCTCGGCGCGGGGGCTGACCCATATTCCCTATATCGAGGCAATGGACGAGCTGGGGCTGAAACCAGCCTCGATCTCGGGCACCTCCATCGGGGCGCTGATCGGGGCCGGCTGGGCCGCCGGGATGAGCGGCAAGGAATTGCGCGAGCATTCCTTTGAGGTGCTGGGCACGCTGAGGACCATCGCATCAAAGCTCTGGGCAACCCAGATTCGCGGGCTCGGAGGGCTGCTCAAGAACGGCATTTCGATGCAGCTCGACGCGATGAGCGTGGTGGATGCGTTCACGCCGCCGAATTTTCCCAACGAATTCAAGCAACTCAAGGTGCCGCTCTATGTGGTGGCGACCGATTTCCAGTCCTGGCACCAGGTGGTGTTCAATTCCGGGCTGTTGCGGCCGGCCATCGCGGGATCGCTGGCCATTCCGAGCTTTTTCAAGCCAGTGGTCTATAATAACCACCTGCTTGTCGATGGCGGGGTGGTCAATCCGCTCCCCCTCGACCAGGCCGATATCGACACCGATTTCCTGATCGCCATCGACGTGGCGGGGGACCCATCGGCGGGGCTGACCAAGACCGACCACAAGGCGCTCGATATCTGGTTCGGCTCGGCCCAGATCATGATGCACTCGCTGACCGCGCATATGATCGCCGCCTATCCGCCCGATATCTATATAAGGCCGCGCGTGGCCGCATTCGGGGCAATGGAATTCTGGCGGGTGCGCGAAATCATCACCCATGCCGAGGCGGAAAAAGACCGCTTCAAGCGCATGCTGGAGCACAAGGTGGAAGCCTATATCCAGGGCAAGGTGCCGGTGGTGGGCAGCAAGGGCGAGTGA
- the mutL gene encoding DNA mismatch repair endonuclease MutL: protein MPIRQLPEDLINRIAAGEVVERPASVVKELVENSIDAGAKRIVVTTAGGGIELIRITDDGHGMDRNDLMLSVERHATSKLSVDDLDDIRTLGFRGEALASIGSVSRLSVASRPAAAESGLVIRVDNGKRSGPVPQAMNRGTVIEVKDIFGQVPARRKFLKSARAETGAITDVVKRLAMANPEIHFILEGTDRSISNWPAVTGHGALEARLAQVMGGDFIENAVPLAMARHGVVVAGMAGLPTYTRANSLSQFYFVNGRSVRDKVLVGAVRAAFADYVFRDRFPVVAIYVAIDPGQVDVNVHPAKAELRFQDQGAVRSAVIQAIGSALIAAGYKASKSVAEDILQAFSVPDAARPVQEIPALARPPSQERFSGGYSSYGAGARAPLNYDREPGRLSGFTEPSARVEAFSPEPVSVDYPLGTARAQMFDNYIIAQNESGLLLVDQHAAHERLVYERFKAQLASGPVASQAHLIPVIVELPEEDCTRLEECAPELEKFGLYLDRFGPRAIAVRETPALLGNSDVAGLVRDLADGLAEWDSTAALTDRMEAIIARMACHGSVRSGRRLRVDEMNALLRDMEATPHSGQCIHGRPTYVELKKGDIERLFGRSR from the coding sequence TTGCCTATTCGCCAGCTGCCCGAAGACCTGATCAATCGCATTGCCGCCGGTGAGGTGGTGGAGCGGCCGGCGAGCGTGGTCAAGGAGCTGGTGGAAAACTCCATCGATGCGGGCGCCAAGCGCATCGTGGTGACGACCGCCGGGGGCGGGATCGAGCTCATTCGCATTACCGATGACGGCCATGGCATGGATCGTAACGATCTGATGCTGTCCGTGGAGCGGCACGCGACCTCCAAGCTCAGTGTCGACGATCTCGACGATATCCGCACGCTGGGGTTTCGCGGCGAGGCGCTGGCTTCGATCGGCTCGGTGTCGCGGCTGAGCGTTGCCTCGCGACCGGCGGCGGCGGAAAGCGGACTCGTGATCCGCGTCGACAATGGCAAGCGTAGCGGACCGGTGCCGCAGGCGATGAACCGGGGCACGGTGATCGAGGTCAAGGATATCTTCGGGCAAGTGCCGGCGCGGCGGAAGTTCCTCAAGAGCGCGCGGGCCGAAACGGGCGCAATCACCGATGTGGTCAAGCGCCTCGCCATGGCCAATCCGGAAATCCACTTCATCCTCGAAGGCACTGACCGCAGCATTTCCAACTGGCCGGCTGTGACCGGACATGGCGCGCTGGAGGCGCGGCTGGCGCAGGTGATGGGCGGCGATTTCATCGAAAACGCCGTGCCGCTGGCAATGGCGCGGCATGGCGTGGTGGTGGCCGGCATGGCGGGATTGCCGACCTATACGCGGGCCAATTCGCTTTCGCAGTTCTATTTCGTCAATGGCCGCTCGGTGCGCGACAAGGTGCTGGTGGGCGCGGTGCGGGCGGCGTTTGCCGATTATGTGTTTCGCGACCGTTTTCCGGTGGTGGCGATCTATGTGGCCATCGACCCGGGGCAGGTGGACGTCAATGTGCATCCGGCCAAGGCCGAACTGCGGTTCCAGGACCAGGGCGCGGTGCGCAGCGCCGTGATCCAGGCCATCGGTTCGGCGCTGATCGCGGCGGGGTACAAAGCGTCGAAGAGCGTAGCGGAGGATATCCTGCAGGCGTTTTCCGTGCCAGATGCGGCCCGGCCGGTGCAGGAGATCCCGGCGCTGGCGCGTCCGCCATCGCAAGAGCGTTTTTCCGGCGGCTATTCAAGCTATGGAGCCGGAGCCCGCGCGCCGCTCAATTATGACAGGGAGCCGGGGCGGCTTTCGGGGTTTACCGAACCCAGCGCCCGGGTGGAGGCCTTTTCGCCCGAGCCCGTCAGTGTGGACTATCCGCTGGGCACGGCGCGGGCGCAGATGTTCGACAATTACATCATTGCCCAGAACGAGAGCGGCCTCTTGCTGGTGGACCAGCATGCCGCCCATGAACGGCTGGTCTATGAGCGGTTCAAGGCGCAGCTGGCTTCGGGGCCGGTGGCAAGCCAGGCGCATCTTATTCCCGTGATCGTGGAATTGCCGGAGGAAGACTGCACGCGACTTGAGGAGTGCGCGCCGGAGCTCGAAAAATTCGGGCTTTATCTCGACCGATTCGGACCGCGGGCGATTGCCGTGCGGGAGACGCCGGCGCTGCTGGGCAATAGCGATGTGGCGGGGCTGGTGCGCGACCTCGCCGATGGGCTGGCGGAATGGGACAGCACCGCGGCGCTGACCGACCGGATGGAAGCGATCATCGCGCGCATGGCCTGCCATGGTTCGGTGCGCTCGGGGCGGCGGCTGCGGGTGGACGAGATGAATGCACTTTTGCGGGACATGGAAGCGACGCCGCATTCGGGCCAGTGCATCCATGGGCGGCCGACTTATGTGGAGCTGAAAAAGGGCGATATCGAGCGGCTGTTCGGGCGGAGCCGGTAG
- a CDS encoding nucleoside deaminase, with translation MIDPRPPMEIALALAEEAAAHGEAPVGAVIVEGTTILAAERNRMQALRDPTAHAEFLAMRTALAIRGTGRLDGCDLYVTLEPCAMCAGAIAHTRLRRVYFAAEDTKAGAVENGIRLFDQPTCHHRPEIISGLSAARAEAMLTDFFRKLRD, from the coding sequence ATGATCGACCCCCGCCCACCCATGGAAATCGCCCTAGCCCTCGCCGAGGAAGCCGCTGCCCATGGCGAGGCCCCGGTCGGCGCCGTCATCGTCGAGGGCACGACCATCCTCGCCGCCGAGCGCAATCGCATGCAGGCCCTGCGCGATCCCACCGCCCATGCCGAATTCCTCGCCATGCGCACGGCGCTCGCCATCCGCGGCACCGGCCGGCTCGATGGCTGCGATCTCTATGTGACGCTCGAGCCCTGCGCCATGTGCGCCGGCGCCATCGCCCACACCCGGCTTCGGCGCGTCTATTTCGCCGCCGAGGACACCAAGGCCGGCGCGGTGGAAAACGGCATCCGCCTCTTCGACCAACCCACCTGCCACCACCGCCCCGAAATCATCTCCGGCCTCTCCGCCGCCCGCGCCGAAGCCATGCTCACCGATTTTTTCCGGAAACTGCGCGACTAG
- the purD gene encoding phosphoribosylamine--glycine ligase, whose protein sequence is MRVLVIGSGGREHALAWKIAQSPLLTKLFVAPGNGGTEAVAENVPLDINDHAAVIEFAKAQNVDFVVVGPDAQVVAGLGDDVRAAGIDCFCPSKAAGQLEGSKSFTKALCDEFDIPTAGYARFEDEASALAYIYTQGAPIVIKADGLAAGKGVTVAMSVEEAEEAVIDCFSGAFGEAGASVVIEEFMEGEEVSLFVLCDGENLLPLTTAQDHKRAFDGDTGPNTGGMGAYSPAPVMRREEYEFAMDKIVAPTARGLAQRGTPYQGVFYAGLMLTEGGPKLVEYNARFGDPECQVMMMRMESDVLPLLHATATGTLKGHDVVWKDQFALTVIMATQGYPGSYGRGSEIRGVEGLDSEELTVFHAGTKRDGQRLLANGGRVLNVTALGPSVKEAQHRAYRGVDAIDWPEGFARGDIGWREISRERG, encoded by the coding sequence ATGCGGGTTTTGGTGATTGGGTCGGGTGGACGCGAGCATGCGCTGGCCTGGAAGATCGCGCAGTCGCCACTGCTGACCAAACTCTTTGTGGCGCCCGGCAATGGCGGCACAGAAGCCGTGGCAGAGAATGTCCCGCTCGATATCAATGACCATGCGGCGGTGATTGAATTTGCCAAGGCGCAGAACGTCGATTTCGTGGTGGTTGGCCCCGATGCGCAGGTGGTGGCCGGGTTGGGCGATGATGTGCGCGCGGCTGGCATTGACTGCTTCTGCCCGTCCAAGGCGGCGGGGCAGCTGGAAGGCTCAAAAAGCTTTACCAAGGCGCTGTGCGACGAATTTGATATCCCCACCGCTGGGTATGCCCGCTTTGAGGACGAGGCCTCGGCGCTGGCCTATATCTATACCCAGGGCGCGCCGATCGTGATCAAGGCCGATGGCCTCGCCGCCGGCAAGGGCGTCACCGTGGCGATGAGCGTCGAGGAGGCCGAAGAGGCTGTCATCGACTGCTTCTCCGGCGCCTTCGGGGAAGCCGGAGCCTCCGTCGTCATCGAGGAATTCATGGAGGGCGAGGAAGTCAGCCTTTTCGTGCTGTGTGATGGCGAAAATCTGTTGCCGCTGACCACGGCGCAGGACCACAAGCGCGCCTTTGACGGCGACACCGGGCCGAATACCGGGGGTATGGGCGCATATTCGCCTGCGCCGGTGATGCGCCGGGAAGAGTACGAATTCGCGATGGACAAGATCGTGGCGCCAACGGCGCGCGGCCTCGCCCAGCGCGGGACGCCCTATCAGGGTGTGTTCTATGCCGGGCTGATGCTGACCGAGGGGGGCCCGAAGCTCGTCGAGTACAATGCCCGCTTCGGCGATCCGGAATGCCAGGTGATGATGATGCGCATGGAAAGCGATGTGCTGCCGCTGCTGCATGCCACCGCAACCGGCACTCTCAAGGGGCATGATGTGGTCTGGAAGGACCAGTTCGCATTGACCGTGATCATGGCCACCCAAGGCTACCCCGGCAGCTATGGCAGGGGCAGCGAAATTCGGGGCGTCGAAGGGCTCGATAGCGAGGAGCTGACCGTGTTCCACGCAGGAACGAAGCGCGATGGGCAACGTTTATTGGCCAATGGGGGGCGCGTGCTCAATGTGACGGCGCTCGGTCCCAGCGTGAAAGAGGCCCAGCATCGTGCTTATCGAGGCGTTGACGCGATTGACTGGCCGGAAGGCTTCGCTCGCGGAGATATCGGCTGGCGAGAGATTTCCCGCGAACGGGGCTGA